One window from the genome of Musa acuminata AAA Group cultivar baxijiao chromosome BXJ1-4, Cavendish_Baxijiao_AAA, whole genome shotgun sequence encodes:
- the LOC135659915 gene encoding transcription factor JAMYB-like codes for MEELRRGPWTVEEDLVLIKYVTEHGDGQWNALARLAGLKRTGKSCRLRWLNYLRPDIRRGNITPDEQLLILELQSRWGNRWSKIARCLPGRTDNEIKNYWRTRVQKHAKQLRCDVNSKTFRDATQHLWMPRLLERIRAASGSAPSADPPPYSLSQLLPPCPEKMAAVSSSSTSTSEDDSLLTQFSFFTTVQGGEMVQFDEQVLDVHGATGAGWTESPSTCPTNYGDFEQGGWASADLLSGDYMWSIEDLQ; via the exons ATGGAGGAACTGAGGAGAGGGCCTTGGACCGTAGAAGAAGACCTAGTACTCATCAAATACGTCACCGAGCATGGCGATGGCCAGTGGAACGCCCTCGCTCGTCTTGCGG GTCTGAAACGAACAGGAAAGAGCTGCAGGCTTCGATGGCTCAACTATCTTCGCCCGGACATCCGGCGAGGAAACATCACGCCCGATGAGCAGCTCCTCATCCTCGAGCTCCAATCTCGCTGGGGAAATCG GTGGTCGAAAATAGCACGTTGCCTACCGGGCCGGACCGACAACgaaatcaagaactactggaggacTCGCGTGCAGAAACACGCCAAGCAACTGCGGTGCGACGTGAACAGCAAGACGTTCAGGGACGCCACGCAGCATCTGTGGATGCCTCGCCTCCTAGAGCGGATCCGGGCGGCCTCCGGCAGCGCTCCTTCCGCCGACCCTCCGCCCTACTCGCTCTCGCAGCTACTCCCGCCCTGCCCGGAAAAGATGGCTGCCGTATCGTCGTCATCGACGTCGACGTCGGAGGATGACTCGCTGCTGACTCAGTTCTCGTTCTTCACCACCGTGCAAGGCGGCGAGATGGTCCAGTTTGACGAGCAGGTCCTCGACGTTCATGGTGCCACCGGCGCCGGTTGGACGGAGTCTCCAAGCACTTGTCCCACAAACTATGGTGACTTTGAGCAAGGTGGATGGGCATCAGCCGACCTGCTAAGCGGTGATTACATGTGGAGCATCGAGGATCTACAATAG